TACGCTTATTTGTATTCCGGGAGTTGACTGCGGCAAGTAGTTTAATTTTAGGTTGTGCGATCGCGTCTATTGCTGCTTTTCTGTTTGAATTATTACAAGGATATGATGAACGTCGTCTGTTAATTAATTGGTTGCAAGCGGCAGCTCAGACGATAATGATTCTTGTGGGTATTTATGCAGGAACGATATTGTTATTTTACGCTGTTCCGGCGGCAGGATTTTGGCTTCAAGCATTTTTCAAGTTTTATTGGTTAGAAAGTCTCTGGTGGAGTTTGACTAACTACCCCTTTGAAACTGCATTTTGGACATTAATAGGGACGATTTTATTCGGACTTAGTTGTACTTTATTTGTCGGGATGCCATCGGCTTTGGTATCTTTATATTTTCACTCTGGACAACGTATTTTGCGCGCTTTTGCTCGTCAGTATGGCAAAATGCGTACAGTACAAGTTTCTGGTGCGGTAGTAAGTTGTTTATTAGTCTTATTAGTTGCTTTCAACCAACAGCCACAACTAGAAGCATTTCAATTATTAGAAAAGCCCGCAGCCACAGACAAATCTCGCGTGACACTTTTGGCGAAGTCGGATATTATCCGTAAAGGTTTGACTAATGCTTATCTTTCTCCTTATCGCTATCTTTCCCCCGTGGCTAAGAATAATCACATCAAGGTTATGTATCAAAATGTGTTTGATTTACCGGAAGAATTAGCCGATTCACTGCAAAATAGTTACAATTTCGTGCTGTCGCCATTTTTATACCAAGGTGACAACAAAGATACCGATAAAGCGGAAAAACTTTATGCCGAATTTTTTGATACTTCAATTCAAAAAGGGGAACGAAATGCAGTTAGACACGCGCTTCAGTCTACCGCAATTATTGACGAAGCCAAAGCTGGAGTTTTGAATATTGAGGAAAGAAGAGTTTGGTTGCGCGAACAAGAAGTTAATTTAGAGGAACATGGAGATTGGGCGAATATAGAAATCCATGAAGTCTACGAAAATAAGACTGATGATGTCGAAGAGATTTTCTATTACTTTTCTTTACCCGAAAGTGCAGTCATTACTGGTGTTTGGTTGGGCGATACTCCTAGCCGCGATCTCCGCTTTCCTTTCCAAGTTTCTCCACGCGGCGCTGCCCAAAAAGTATATAATTCTCAAGTAAGGCGATCGCGTCCTGTCGATCCTGCTTTATTGGAACAAGTAGGACCGTTACAATATCGTTTGCGCGCTTTTCCGGTTCCTCCTAAATTAGCTACTTGGGAGACAGGAGATCGACCTACAGAAATGCACCTTTGGCTTACTTATCAAGTTATGCGCCAAGATAACACTTGGCAATTACCGAAGCTAGCAGAAAGACGCAATATTTTTTGGACAAAACGAACTAAGCGTATTCGTAATGCTAAAGAAATCAAGGGTTTTGCCGATAATTGGTTAGAAGCATCTCTCCCGGCAACTGAGAAAGAAAAATTGCAATCACATCACATAAATTTAGTCAATAGTTATCAAGTTACCGCCGAACCTTTAACTGACTCTGACTACGAATTACCTTCCGGAAAGCGGTTTGCTATTATCCTCGATACTTCTCGGAGTATGAGAACAACTAGCGAGAAGTTAAAACAAACTTGGCGCTGGCTAGATAAACACGGTTATACCGATAGTAAATTTAGCAATAATGATGCCGATTTGTATCTTACTGCCTCAGCCGGAAAAGAACCACAAAGAATTGACGACCTCCGCAAATTTAATCCGCGCAATCTCACTTTTTATGGGACAATTCAGGAGCGAGAAATGCTAGGACAATTCGTGCAGTTGCAAGGAGAAACTGCTTATGATGGCGTAATTTTGTTAACCGACTCAGGTAGTTACGAACTTGCCGAGAAAAGCGCAGATGTTCCGAAAATTTCTGCACCTTTGTGGCTGGTACATTTCGACTCGCTAGCACCTGCTTATGAAGATGCTATCTTAAAAGAAATTCAAGATAGTGGTGGGGGTGTCGCGACAGAATTAACTGACGTTTTGCAACGAATTGCAACGAAAACTGCGCGAGGCGAAAATGTGGTTAGTGTAGTAGATAATTATGCTTGGGCGGTAGAAAAGTCGGATTCCGTGGTATCATCAGATAAAGGTTTAGAACCGATAGCCGCAAGACAGTTAATTTTAGCCTTAAGTAAAGAGACTACAGGTGAAGAATTAACTCAACTTGATGCAATGCACGATCTTGCAAAAAGATACGAAATTGTCACTCCTTACTCGTCAATGATCGTCTTAGTTAACGATGAACAACGAGAAGCATTACGAGAAGCAGAAGCATCCGAAGATCGTTTCGATCGCGCGGTAGAAGATGGTAAAGAAGACTTGAATAAACCCAATAATCCTCTCGCTGTTACTAGCGTACCGGAACCAGGGACAATTTGGGGATTAATGGCGATCGCGCTTTTATTACTGATGACTCGCAAGCGACTTGTAGCGTAGTAATTGTAGAGACGTTTTCGACAACGTCTCTCTAATTTTCCTTCGATACAAAATCGCGAAAATGTTTATCTGTAACTGAATTTTTCGCCAATTTATTGTATATGAAAGGTTAAAGAAAACTCTCCAGATGTGATGTAGAGACGTTGCATTTTAGTCTCTACAAGATGATGATGTGTAGCCAAAATTTATTGTGGTACAATTACCGATAAAGCACGAGGAATAACTCGAAAATTCGCAGGAGTTTTAGTAGTAATTTCTCCATCAGTATTAATTTGACGAGGTTTTTTTGTCTCAATGGTAATTTCTTGACCTTCTAATAAACGAACACCTAACCAACGAGGATGTCTACCCGACCACAAAGCGGGAAATAAAGCAACAATTTGCCACCAATGTTTAACTTCTAAACTATATAAATCTAAGCGTCGATCGTCAATAGTAGCATCGCTAACAATTTGCATTCCACCACCATAATAACGCCCATTTCCTACTGCAACTTGTACTGTTTTTACTGCTACAGTTTCGCCATTAACAGTAATTTTTGCCTGAAAAGGTCGCGATTTAGAAATAACTTTTAGCGCGGTTGCAGCATAAGCAAATACTCCCCAACGACGCTTGGCTTCTTTCGTCAATTGTTTAGTAATTTTGACGCTTAAACCCAAGCTAGCAACATTAAAAAAATATTGACCATTAACCCAACCGAGGTCAATTTGCTTCCTTTTTCCTTGCGCGATCGCGTCACAAGCTGCGGCTAAATTTCGAGGAATGCCTAAAGTTCTCCCGAGGTCATTGGCAGTTCCTAATGGTAGAATTCCTAAAGGTAACTTAGTGTCCAATAAACCTTCAATAGCTAGGTTGAGAGTACCATCACCACCACCAATAATAACCAAATCTACGCGATCGCTATAACTACGAATCAGATTAGGTAATTCTTGAGGGTTTTCGGTGGAAGCTTCGACTAAACTAAACCCCAGACTCTTCAAGCGATCGATAATTTCACTGCGA
Above is a genomic segment from Oscillatoria salina IIICB1 containing:
- a CDS encoding TIGR02921 family PEP-CTERM protein, which encodes MKTILNIFFQSIFWLWNLTFLSIVYIGILPWIAVPLLQATLAGEVEAEFFFSAIALIAIPTICTILGLARFRNRPPELMRLFYGVEAPLFVLCLLRLFVFRELTAASSLILGCAIASIAAFLFELLQGYDERRLLINWLQAAAQTIMILVGIYAGTILLFYAVPAAGFWLQAFFKFYWLESLWWSLTNYPFETAFWTLIGTILFGLSCTLFVGMPSALVSLYFHSGQRILRAFARQYGKMRTVQVSGAVVSCLLVLLVAFNQQPQLEAFQLLEKPAATDKSRVTLLAKSDIIRKGLTNAYLSPYRYLSPVAKNNHIKVMYQNVFDLPEELADSLQNSYNFVLSPFLYQGDNKDTDKAEKLYAEFFDTSIQKGERNAVRHALQSTAIIDEAKAGVLNIEERRVWLREQEVNLEEHGDWANIEIHEVYENKTDDVEEIFYYFSLPESAVITGVWLGDTPSRDLRFPFQVSPRGAAQKVYNSQVRRSRPVDPALLEQVGPLQYRLRAFPVPPKLATWETGDRPTEMHLWLTYQVMRQDNTWQLPKLAERRNIFWTKRTKRIRNAKEIKGFADNWLEASLPATEKEKLQSHHINLVNSYQVTAEPLTDSDYELPSGKRFAIILDTSRSMRTTSEKLKQTWRWLDKHGYTDSKFSNNDADLYLTASAGKEPQRIDDLRKFNPRNLTFYGTIQEREMLGQFVQLQGETAYDGVILLTDSGSYELAEKSADVPKISAPLWLVHFDSLAPAYEDAILKEIQDSGGGVATELTDVLQRIATKTARGENVVSVVDNYAWAVEKSDSVVSSDKGLEPIAARQLILALSKETTGEELTQLDAMHDLAKRYEIVTPYSSMIVLVNDEQREALREAEASEDRFDRAVEDGKEDLNKPNNPLAVTSVPEPGTIWGLMAIALLLLMTRKRLVA
- a CDS encoding lipid kinase — protein: MPSNQTALLIVNLHSRNGQQHRSEIIDRLKSLGFSLVEASTENPQELPNLIRSYSDRVDLVIIGGGDGTLNLAIEGLLDTKLPLGILPLGTANDLGRTLGIPRNLAAACDAIAQGKRKQIDLGWVNGQYFFNVASLGLSVKITKQLTKEAKRRWGVFAYAATALKVISKSRPFQAKITVNGETVAVKTVQVAVGNGRYYGGGMQIVSDATIDDRRLDLYSLEVKHWWQIVALFPALWSGRHPRWLGVRLLEGQEITIETKKPRQINTDGEITTKTPANFRVIPRALSVIVPQ